In Prochlorococcus marinus XMU1406, the genomic stretch CCTCCAAAATGAATATTATTTATTAGTTGATACCCTAGAGGTATCCAAACCAAAATTGGAAGAAAAGATAATGAGGTATAGTTTAATTTTAATTTATTCAACTAACTAATATATTTTGTCTAAATGAAGCTTCTTTAAATTATTTCTTTTTATATTGAAAAAAATTTTACCATCCCTTATTCCAATAACTTTATCGAAATCGTTCAGCAAATCTAATCTATGTAATGCAACTAATGCCGTCTTTGGGGATTTTTTTGTATTATTTTTATCTTCATTTTCTAGCAGCAAGTTTTTAATTGTTGTTATCAATTTTGGATCTAAATTATTAAAAGGCTCATCTGCAAGTAATATATTTGATCCTTGAATTAATGATCTAGCTATAGCCACCCTTTGTCTTTGCCCCCCAGATAGTTTTCTGATTTTTTTGTCGTAAATAGAGTTATGAAGTCTACATAATTGCATACATTTATGCGCCTTCTTAAAAGAACTTATATTTAGTAAATTTTTAAAAGCGAAATAAAAATTGTGTTCCGCTAGTATTCCACAATTAACATTTTGTTCTGCAGAGAGATCTTCTATTAATCTTAAATCCTGCCAAATAGTTGTTATTTTACTTTTCTGCTTTCTATCTAATTTCTCGAAACTTTTAT encodes the following:
- a CDS encoding ATP-binding cassette domain-containing protein; the encoded protein is MNNNTLLELKNISYKNKNNLILNKINLKINSGEKIALLGKSGSGKTTLISVLNGTIKPTQGEVKLFNKSFEKLDRKQKSKITTIWQDLRLIEDLSAEQNVNCGILAEHNFYFAFKNLLNISSFKKAHKCMQLCRLHNSIYDKKIRKLSGGQRQRVAIARSLIQGSNILLADEPFNNLDPKLITTIKNLLLENEDKNNTKKSPKTALVALHRLDLLNDFDKVIGIRDGKIFFNIKRNNLKKLHLDKIY